One window of Sardina pilchardus chromosome 2, fSarPil1.1, whole genome shotgun sequence genomic DNA carries:
- the rgs20 gene encoding regulator of G-protein signaling 20, with product MGSERMEMRKRQMSVQQEPVAGGTAPTQPEQPEQGTRGSNACCFCWCCCCSCSCLTVRNEDREERNRRDSDTKTEETGDCEESLKPTVEEVRVWGQSFDKLMHCPSGRSAFRQFLRTEFSEENMLFWLACEEFCKEANKGNVEERARLIYEDYISILSPKEVSLDSRVRDVINRNMLEPNLHTFDDAQLQIYTLMQRDSYPRFLNSALYKDLVKALSEQSPES from the exons ATGGGATCAGAGCGGATGGAGATGCGCAAGAGGCAGATGTCGGTGCAGCAGGAGCCGGTGGCGGGAGGCACGGCACCGACCCAGCCGGAGCAGCCTGAGCAGGGCACCCGGGGCTCCAAcgcctgctgcttctgctggtgctgctgctgcagctgctcctg TCTCACTGTTAGGAATgaagacagggaggagaggaaccgGCGAGACTCCGACACGAAGACAGAGGAGACGGGAGACTGTGAGGAGAG CCTGAAGCCCACGGTGGAGGAGGTCCGCGTGTGGGGCCAGTCCTTTGACAAGCTGATGCACTGCCCCAGCGGAAGGAGCGCGTTCCGGCAATTTCTGCGGACAGAGTTCAGCGAAGAGAACATGCTGTTTTGGCTCGCCTGCGAGGAGTTCTGCAAAGAGGCCAATAAGGGCAACGTGGAGGAGAGGGCCCGGCTTATCTACGAGGATTACATCTCCATTCTCTCGCCCAAAGAG GTGAGCCTTGACTCACGAGTTCGAGATGTGATCAATCGCAACATGCTGGAGCCCAACTTGCACACCTTTGATGACGCTCAGCTCCAGATCTACACGCTAATGCAAAGGGACTCGTATCCTCGCTTCTTGAACTCTGCCCTCTACAAAGACCTGGTCAAGGCCCTGTCGGAGCAGTCTCCAGAATCCTAG